Proteins encoded together in one Ogataea parapolymorpha DL-1 chromosome III, whole genome shotgun sequence window:
- a CDS encoding Protein polybromo-1, with amino-acid sequence MVAKRRPGIVLTLNSKKPTVIDEVDTSETLSKDTYMSIIDSINDLIDEDYGVAIIGDFIKLPPKKLYPDYYQLIESPISLNEIKAKVKKSDRYSVQEFLKDFQLMANNANTYNDPQSYIAKNANKIYEFVESKIADIISNSKGSETSHTKKKVKAAKRAEGGANDGGQDYTVDLKNILKSIINYKVPSRGKLSTPFMDLVDGEMYPDYYKIIKEGMSFNLVKQKLDDGEYADDKDGVVSFKHDINLIFANAQTYNHEDSLLYQDAVILQKFAKEKIEKLESSISSSSELEDASLDDYDSKSLPRSKKTKITVKKEDNKKKKLPKSRKRTIHDVEEEDEENEESGQDSDDDEQISEDDESVRRAKRTDTHEYNVEYPVEEGSLSEEPAFIQGHEKKAQTNSHVKQITISSSTKSYSQTDSDRLYELTFLNPDTMNAITLPSDIVGQPFVVFVSLSNSIINERYHSELRVNNETVKPFPIAISYDGKGENDFLAARYEIKAGYGINLVEFILKVPELKDTAKGETLAEEESKFRRRAAALSPINATINAEDKNYDVQRIKIWINVSQ; translated from the coding sequence ATGGTTGCAAAGAGGAGACCTGGAATTGTACTCACATTAAACAGCAAAAAACCAACAGTCATTGATGAAGTTGACACATCCGAAACCTTGAGCAAAGATACTTATATGAGCATCATTGACTCCATCAATGACCTTATTGATGAAGACTATGGTGTAGCAATTATTGGAGATTTTATAAAGCTGCCTCCTAAAAAATTGTATCCCGATTATTATCAATTAATTGAGTCCCCAATCTCCTTAAATGAGATAAAAGCGAAGGTTAAAAAGTCGGACCGCTACTCAGTTCAAGAATTCCTGAAGGACTTTCAATTAATGGCAAACAATGCCAATACTTATAATGACCCTCAAAGCTATATTGCGAAGAATGCCAACAAGATATATGAATTTGTTGAATCTAAAATAGCAGATATCATTTCGAATTCCAAGGGCTCTGAAACATCACACACGAAGAAAAAAGTCAAAGCAGCAAAGCGAGCAGAAGGGGGAGCTAATGATGGTGGTCAGGATTATACTGTTGACCTTAAAAACATTTTGAAATCAATCATAAACTATAAGGTCCCTTCTAGAGGCAAGTTATCGACACCGTTCATGGATCTTGTAGATGGTGAGATGTATCCAGACTACtacaagatcatcaaagaGGGAATGTCATTCAACTTGGTCAAACAAAAGCTTGACGATGGCGAATATGCTGATGATAAAGATGGAGTTGTCAGTTTCAAGCACGATATTAACCTTATTTTCGCTAACGCCCAAACTTACAATCACGAGGATAGCCTTCTTTACCAAGATGCGGTGATTCTTCAAAAGTTTGCAAAGGAAAAAATAGAAAAGCTGGAGTCATCAAtttcatcatcatcagaGCTAGAAGATGCTTCTCTTGACGATTATGACAGCAAAAGTCTACCTAGGTCtaaaaaaacaaaaattactgtcaagaaagaggacaataagaaaaagaagttaCCAAAATCGAGAAAGAGAACGATCCACGATgtggaagaggaggatgaagagAATGAGGAAAGCGGACAAGATTCTGACGATGATGAGCAAATTTCTGAAGATGACGAAAGCGTAAGACGTGCTAAGCGCACCGACACTCATGAATACAATGTTGAATATCCGGTAGAGGAGGGAAGTCTTTCAGAAGAACCGGCCTTCATACAAGGTCACGAAAAAAAGGCACAAACGAATTCTCATGTCAAGCAGATCACTatctcgtccagcactAAAAGTTATTCACAAACAGATTCTGACAGACTCTATGAACTCACCTTCTTGAACCCTGATACGATGAATGCAATAACACTCCCATCTGACATTGTGGGACAGCCTTTTGTTGTCTTCGTATCGCTTTCGAACTCCATCATAAACGAGCGCTATCACTCTGAACTGAGAGTGAATAATGAAACGGTAAAGCCATTTCCAATTGCAATATCTTATGATGGTAAAGGTGAGAATGACTTTTTGGCTGCAAGATATGAGATCAAAGCTGGCTACGGAATTAATCTAGTCGAATTCATTCTCAAAGTACCAGAACTCAAAGACACTGCTAAAGGAGAGACCTTAGCGGAAGAGGAGTCAAAGTTTCGTcgccgagctgctgctttgagTCCTATCAATGCAACTATTAATGCGGAAGACAAGAACTACGATGTCCAAAGAATCAAGATATGGATAAACGTTTCTCAATAA
- a CDS encoding Proteasome subunit beta type-2: MAGLSFDNFQRNQFLSKNGVQTPQAISTGTTIVGCKFNDGVVIAADTRATAGPIVADKNCEKLHRLAPRIWCAGAGTAADTEMVTQLVQSNLELHSMSLNREPRVSSALQMLKQHLFKYQGHIGAYLIVAGVDPKGAHLFSIHAHGSTDIGFYQSLGSGSLAAMAVLERDWKEDLTKEEAMKLCADAIEAGIWNDLGSGSNVDLCVMEVGKDAQLYRNYLTPNVREAKARNYKFERGTTAILKESIYNLCEVEEVRVTTRDAMEVDA, encoded by the coding sequence ATGGCTGGCCTAAGTTTCGATAACTTTCAAAGAAATCAGTTCCTTTCAAAGAATGGAGTCCAGACCCCGCAGGCAATTTCCACTGGTACCACTATCGTGGGATGCAAATTCAATGATGGCGTCGTGATTGCTGCGGATACCAGAGCTACGGCTGGACCTATAGTGGCAGACAAGAATTGTGAGAAACTGCATCGTCTAGCTCCTAGGATTTGGTGCGCAGGTgcaggaacagcagcagatacCGAAATGGTTACGCAGTTAGTTCAATCTAATTTAGAGTTACACTCGATGTCCTTGAACAGAGAGCCAAGAGTCTCTTCAGCACTACAAATGTTAAAGCAACATCTCTTCAAATATCAAGGACATATTGGGGCGTATCTGATTGTGGCTGGAGTGGACCCCAAAGGAGCTCATTTGTTTTCAATTCATGCTCATGGTTCTACAGACATTGGTTTCTATCAATCTTTAGGTTCAGGATCGCTTGCCGCTATGGCAGTTCTTGAACGTGATTGGAAAGAAGATTTGACCAAAGAGGAAGCCATGAAACTATGCGCAGATGCTATTGAAGCCGGTATTTGGAACGATTTGGGTTCGGGCTCCAACGTCGACTTATGTGTGATGGAAGTCGGCAAGGACGCACAATTATACAGAAACTACTTGACTCCTAATGTCCGAGAAGCAAAAGCAAGAAATTATAAGTTCGAGAGAGGAACAACGGCTATATTAAAGGAAAGCATCTACAATCTGTGTGAGGTCGAGGAAGTTAGGGTGACGACCAGGGATGCAATGGAGGTTGACGCTTAG
- a CDS encoding Phosphoribosylglycinamide formyltransferase: MVLPSILVLISGNGSNLQALIDNCNSGKIPGKITHVISSSSKAYGLERASQAGIPTLTHELKTYYKGIPKENKDARNEARANFNKDLVNIIIGKLKPDVIVCAGWMLILSSDFLKPLHQAKIPIINLHPALPGQFEGTNAIERSWKAGQEGLVDKGGCMVHYVIEEVDKGAPLIVKEIDVKKESLEEWEARIHALEHQAIVEGTIEVLKQLNAK; encoded by the coding sequence aTGGTTCTTCCATCCATCTTGGTTCTGATTTCGGGGAATGGGTCAAACCTACAGGCGCTTATTGACAATTGCAATAGCGGTAAAATACCAGGGAAAATTACACATGTTATTTCATCGTCCTCCAAAGCATATGGTCTTGAAAGAGCATCTCAAGCAGGCATACCAACACTGACCCATGAACTCAAAACATACTATAAAGGGATTCCTAAGGAGAACAAAGATGCAAGAAATGAAGCGAGAGCCAATTTTAACAAAGATTTAGTAAATATCATAATTGGAAAGCTCAAACCAGATGTTATCGTGTGCGCTGGCTGGATGCTCATATTATCCTCCGATTTCCTCAAGCCTCTCCATCAAGCCAAGATTCCAATTATTAATCTTCATCCTGCTCTTCCTGGTCAGTTCGAAGGAACGAATGCGATCGAGCGCTCCTGGAaagctggtcaagaagGATTAGTTGATAAAGGTGGTTGTATGGTTCACTACGTTATCGAGGAAGTCGACAAAGGCGCTCCTCTTATTGTGAAAGAAATCGATGTTAAGAAAGAATCGCTCGAAGAGTGGGAAGCTAGAATACATGCTCTTGAACATCAAGCAATTGTTGAAGGAACTATTGAAGTTTTAAAGCAACTCAATGCCAAATGA
- a CDS encoding Subunit of the GINS complex (Sld5p, Psf1p, Psf2p, Psf3p) produces the protein MSYYDIDDILADSQKLPCKFSITIPGLGYLNGEPGCPIKENVRLELPIWLAEILAICSISNSSDYEENDEYRETTFLKLLEPEFFSPVFLNFIKSDALRLNLNPYMFYYRIVTKWSNMFGDAELVELISKALVDRASELNDLSFKLNDHFRGGNLEFMNNLDSYEKQLFKNSHKSYKDLKIWWLKKPN, from the exons ATGAGCTACTATGATATAGATGATATACTGGCAGACAGTCAG AAATTGCCATGCAAGTTTTCAATTACCATCCCAGGACTGGGCTATTTGAATGGTGAGCCTGGTTGCCCAATAAAAGAGAACGTCAGACTTGAACTGCCCATATGGCTGGCTGAAATCCTAGCCATTTGCTCTATATCCAACTCCTCTGATTACGAAGAAAATGACGAGTATAGAGAAACTACATTCTTGAAACTTTTAGAGCCTGAATTCTTTTCGCCCGTTTTCCTCAACTTTATAAAGTCAGATGCTTTGCGGCTCAACCTGAATCCATACATGTTCTACTATCGCATAGTTACGAAATGGTCTAACATGTTCGGAGACGCGGAATTGGTGGAGCTTATAAGTAAGGCATTGGTTGACAGAGCAAGTGAATTAAACGATTTAAGCTTCAAGTTGAATGATCATTTTAGAGGTGGTAATTTAGAATTCATGAATAATCTCGATAGCTATGAAAAACagttgttcaaaaacagccATAAATCATACAAAGATCTGAAGATCTGGTGGCTCAAGAAGCCAAATTGA